The region CTTACCGGCCTCACGGTCCTGGGAGCGCTTGAACGTCTCCAGGAAGTGGTCGTCGAAGAAGAAGACCCACACATACCAGTCCGTGATCAGCGAGAGCTCCGCGCCGGAACAGTCGGGGTGGGTGTACGCGCACAGCAGGGCGTAGTCGTGGGCGTCGAGATCCTTCTGCTCCCAGATCCCCGAGCCCTCGAGCATTCCCTTCGCGCGGGCCCATTGGGTGGAGTGCTCCCGTGCCTCCTGGACATGGGGGCTCAGCCGGGCCGGATATGGCATGTAGAACTCGGGGAGTTGAAAGGGCTGTGTCACTGCTGGGCCGGCACCTCTCCGTGCGACGGTGACCCGTAGCCGTCCGGCTACGGACCGGGGTCGGCTACGGGCTACCCATGCCACTCTCGGCCTATCCGAAAGCCTCATTAGTCACACGAATGCGCTGCCGAGACCGGTACCCTGCGCCGCTCACCGTGCCGCCCACCGCCCACCGCCCACCGCCCACCGCCCACCGCGCCCGTGGCAAGGGCCGTCGGCCGGGTCACCACGGGGCGCGGTGAGCGCGCCTGGCGGGGCACGTGAGCACGCCTGGCGGAAGGCGGACCCGCGCCTAGCGGGAGGCGGACGCGGTCGCCGTCCGGGCCGTTTCGGTACTGCCGGGCCGGTCGGCGGCGGCTCTGCCGCCGGGCCGCGCGGTCGGCCGGAAGGCCCATTCCATCCGCGGCTCCATCGCGAACCGGAACATCCGCTGGACGGGCGGTGTGCACAGGGCGGTCACCACGGCCACCGCCACCGCCGTCACCGCGATCTCCCCCAGCGGCCGGTGCAGCCATGGGTGGTCGTACCAGTCCCAGAAGCGGGAGCCCTTGGCGAGGAAGCCGTGCAGCAGATAGCCGTACAGCGTCCCGGCGCCGAGCACCGTGAACCACATCCGGCGCCGGGGCACCCAGGCGAGGAAGCACACGGTGAGCACCATGGAGCAGCCGAAGAGGGCGAACGTCATCACCGGCCCGGCCCACCACGGCGCCCCGAGCTCCTGCGCGCTGTCCCGGCGGTAGAGCCACGCCGGGTTCATCCGCGGCACGGCCCAGTAGGCGAAGACCACCGCGGCGGCGGCCACCGGCACGGACAGCCGTCTGACCTCGCGTCGCCGCATCATCCGGAAGTGCTCCGGCCGCAGATGCAGCCCCAGCACGAAGAAGGGCAGGAACTGCAGCACCCGCTGCAGATCGAGGTCGTCACCGATATTCGGTGAACAGGTGGCGAGCGCGGCGACGAGGAGAGCCAGCGCCACCGGCCACCGCGCGATCCGCCACAGCGGCGTGGTCAGCCGCCAGGCGAAGAGCGCGATCAGGAACCAGGTCAGGTACCAGGGGTCCAGCAAGGTGATCGGATAGGACGGATCGTCGCCCGCCCACCGCTTGAAGAAGGTGTACGCGACCTCGAAGAGGAGGTACGGGACGGCGACACCCGTGATCAGGCGCTTGAGCCGGTCCGGCCGGACGTCGAAACTCCGCGAGAAGTAGCCGGAGATGAGGACGAACGCCGGCATATGGAACGTGTAGACGGTCATGTAGAGCGCGGCCGCCGCCCTGCTGCCGCCCCGCAGGGGCTCCCACGCATGTCCCATCGCGACCAGCACGATCGCCAGGTACTTGGCGTTGTCGAAGAACGCGTCACGTTGTTTCGGCGCGGGGGACGAGGCCGGTACCGCCTCGGGGGGCGGGGTCGCCGGTGCCCGCCGCGCGGGCAGTAAGGACGAGACGTTCATCACATACTGCCTCCTGGGGAACCTGCGGGGAAAATCCCGCCTCTTTCCAGGTTTCGGCGGAGGGTTGCGGAGTGGAACATTCCACGCACCATAGTGGCGCCCGCCGCGCCTCGCCCGAAAAGGCTCAGCTCTCGCGTACGACGGTTTACGCCCAGCCCAGCGCATCCTTCACCTCCTCAACTTGGGAACTTGTTTACCCCTCCGGGAAGTTCAGAGAGCGATGAAGAGGGCCGATCCGCCCGGCCTTGACCGACCCCGCCTGCTAACTTCTACACAACTGTAGATGCTAACGACCCTATGGAGTGTGAGTGGCCATGGCCCTGTGGGACCGCATCAAGGAATCCGCCCAGACGATGCAGACTCAGCTCGTCGAGAAGAAGAACGACTTGAAGAGCGGCGCGTTCCGCGACGCGAGCATGGCGATGTGTGCCCTGGTGGCGGCGGCGGACGGCTCGGTCGACCCGTCCGAGCGGCAGCGCGTCGCCCAGCTCATCGCCACCAATGACGTGCTGCAGAACTTCCCGGCCGACGATCTGCAGCGGCGCTTCAACGACTACCTCAACAAGCTCACCGCCGACTTCGACTTCGGCAAGGTGAGCGTGATGCAGGAGGTCGCCAAGGCCAAGAAGAAGCCCGCCGAGGCGCGCGCCGTCATCCAGATCGGCATCGTCATCGGTGGCGCCGACGGCAACTTCGACAAGACCGAGCAGGCCATGGTCCGCGAGGCGTGCTACGCACTGGACCTCCCGCCGGCCGAGTTCGACCTGTAAGACGGCCCCGCATGCCATAAGCCGCACGTCGTTGGCGCCAAGCCGCAAGCCGCAAGCCGCTAGCCGTAAGGCGCGTCCTACAGCGGCGTCGCGGCGTGCAGGACGAGGACCAGGGCGACCGCCGCGTTCGCCGACGACAGGGCGGACGCGGCCGTGCCCACCGCCGCGATCCACAGGGCCAGCCCCGCCGCCGTCCACGTCGGCGGCCAGTGCCGGGACGGCGGCACCGGCCCCAGCAGCGCCGCGACCCGCCGCGGCACCGGCCCCGGCGCGGCGAACCCGGCGAGGGCCGGTCCCGGCGTGCCGTGGGAGACCAGGGCGGCCTTGCCGACCGCCCGCGCCGTGACCCGGCGGTCGCCGACCTCCCGGGCCGCCTCCTCGTCCGCCCAGCGCTCGGCGCAGTAGTCCACCGCGGTCCGCAGCGGCCGCAGCAGCGGGTTGGCCCGCGCCGCGAGCTGTGCGGCCAGCAGATAGCGGTGGTGGTGCGCGGTCAGGTGGGCGCGCTCATGCGCGATCAGGGCCCGCCGCTCGTGGGGGCTGAGGCTGTCCAGCATCCCGGTGGAGACCACGATCCGGCCCGGCTTCCCGGCCCGCCCGGAGGTCCCGGGCAGCGCGTACGCGTACGCCTTGTCGTCGGGCAGCACCGCGACCGGTGACTCCGGCAGCCCGGCGAGCGCGAGCCGGGCGTCCCGCCGCACCCGTACATGGCGCAGACAGGTGGCCGTACAGGACACGGCCACCGCCCCCAGCGCGCCGATCGCCGCCTTTCCGGCCACCACGTCCCAGGGCACCGCCGCCCGTACTTCGGGGTCCGACCAGCTGTCCGGCAGCGGATTGCCCGGCAGTTGTGCCGTGCCGACGACCATGAGCAGCCCCAGGCACAGCGTGGAGCAGACCGTAAGGACGGTGCCGACGAGCGTCAGCAGCCGGGTGGCGGTGCGCGGGTGGAGATGCTGTTCGGCGAGCCGGGCGATCGGCAGCGCCGTCAAGGGCAGAACCAGCGGGAGGAAGACGAAGACACCCATCGGTCAGTCCTCCGGCTCCTCCGCCACATCGCTCAGCAGGTCGCGCAGCAGCCGCTCGTCGTCCTGGGTCAGCCCGGTCACAAAGCTGGCCAGGACCGCCTCGCGGTCGTCCTGACCGTCCAGCACCCGGCGCATCCGCAGCGCCGCGAGCCCCGCCTCGTCCGACGCCGCCCGCCAGACGAAGGAGCGGCCCGCGCGTTCACGGGTCACGGCCTGCTTGGCGTGCAGCCGGGACAGGATCGTCATGACCGTGGTGTAGGCGAGCTCGCCCTCGATCCGCTCCTGCACCCATGCGGCGGTCACCGGCCCCGGCGCCCGGCGCAGCGCCGCGAGCACCTGCGCCTCCAGTTCGCCCTGGCCACGCCGACGGGGGCGGCGGGGCCAGCCGGGCCCGCCGGTCCGGTCGTGGTCCGTCACACCGTCTCCTTCCACACCGCACGCGCCCGGCGCGTGGCGGTACATGGTAGCGAGCGACGGACCGCCGCCCCTCTTCCCCCGGGCCCCGGTCGTGCGTTCGCCCCTTTGGCCGGGCTGTACGCGCGGGCCCGGGCCGCCTCACCGATGCTGAGCAGGGGGACGACCCCGACGAAGGAACTCACTCAGCCATGACGCAGACGCAAGGCTCACTCGCGCGGCAGATCACCGACTACGCCCATCGTGCCGACCCGTACCCGATCTACGCCGAGCTGCGCAAGACGCCCGTGGTGCACGACGAGGAGGGCCCGTACATCGTCTCCACCTACTGGGAGATCCACGGTCTGCTGCACGACCCCCGGCTCAGCTCCGAGGCGCGCAACCTGGACCCCGAGGCCGCCCCGGAGCTGGCCGAGGAGGACGACCCGGAGCTGCCGCCCAGCTTCCTGCGGCTGGACCCGCCCGAGCACGACCGGCTGCGCCGGCTCGCGATGGCGCCCTTCGGCCCGCCGCACACCCCGCGCCGGCTCCACGCCATGCGCGGCGAACTCACCCGTATCGTCGGCGAGCTGATCGACGGCTTCGAGGGCCGGGACCGGATCGATCTCGTCGACCACTTCTCCTACCCCTTCCCGGTGACCGTGATCTGCCGGCTGCTCGGGGTGCCACGGGAGGACGAGCCGCGCTTCCACGTCTGGGCCGAGACCCTCGCCGCCAGTTTGGACCCCGACCCGGACGCGGACGCCGCCGAGCGGCGGCGGATCACCCGGCAGGCCCGTACGGAACTGGCGATGTACCTGTCCGAGCTGATGGAGGAGCGCCGCCGCGCACCCCGCGACGACATGCTCTCCGACCTGGTCAACGGGCAGGGCCCGGAGGGGCGGATGAGCCGTGTGGAGCTGCTGAGCACCGCGACGCTGCTGCTGGTGGCGGGGCATGAGACCACCGTCAACCTCATCACCAACGGAATGCTGACCCTGCTGCGCAACCCCGATGTGCTCGCCCGGCTGCGCAAGGCTCCCCATCTGGTCGTCCCGCTGGTGGAGGAGCTGCTGCGGTTCGATCCGCCGGTGCAGATGCTGCCCCAGCGCACCCCGCTCTCGGAGATCGACATCGCGGGCGTGACCATTCCCAAAGGGGCGTCCGTCTGGCTGCTGCTGGCCTCGGGCAACCGCGATCCGCAGCGCTTCCTCGACCCCGACCGGTTCGATCCGCAGCGCAGGGACAACCAGCACCTCGGCTTCGGCAGCGGCATCCATAGCTGTTTCGGCGCCCCGCTGGCCCGGCTGGAGGCGCAGATCGCGCTGACCGAGCTGGCCCGGCGGCTGGACCGGCCCCGGCTGCTGGAGGACCCGCCGACCTACCGGCGCAACGCGGTGCTGCGCGGGCCCCGGCATCTGCCGATCGCCCTGGAGGGACTGCGGCCGAAGGCATCCCCGAACGGGTCCTCGAACGGGTCGAACGGGTCCCGGTGACGGCGGGGCTCAGCAGCCCGGGACCCGCCGGGCTCAGGAGTCCTGGGAGTACGGAACCAAAGGGGCTCGCGAGTCCGGAGAGCCCGGGACCCGCCGGGCCGACGGCGGGGTTCACCGCGAGCGGGACGCGGGGGCCCTCGTCCCGGCCGCGTCCGTCCCGCCCCTGTCCGTCCCGGCCACGTCCTTCTCGGCCCGGGCGGCGATGTTCCGCGCCATCCCGCCGAAGACGAGAGCGTGGAAGGGCGCGACCGCCCACCAGTAGAGATGTCCGGCGAGGCCGCGCGGATGGAACAGCGCCCGCTGCCGGTACACCGTCCCGCCCCGCGCGTCCCGGTCGACCGTCATCTCCAGCCAGGCCAGGCCCGGCAGCCGCATCTCGGCCCGCAGCCGCAGCAGCCGGGGCGGCAGGACCTCCTCCACCCGCCAGAAGTCGAGGCTGTCCCCCACCCTGAGCCGCGCCGCGTCCCGGCGGCCCCGGCGCAGTCCGACGCCGCCCACCAGGGTGTCGATCCAGCCGCGCAGCGCCCAGGCGAGCGGCATCGAGTACCACCCGTTCTCCCCGCCGATCCCCTCCACCACCCGCCAGACGTCCTCCGGCGAGGCGTCCACCACGCGTACGCGGCGGTCCTGGTAGAGGCTGCCGCCCGCCCAGTCGGGGTCGGTGGGCAGCGGATCGCCGGCCGCGCCGGGGGTGGCGGCGGAGGACCAGCGGGTGGCCACCTTCGCGTCGCGGACCCGCCGCAGGGCCAGCTCCAGCGCGCGGTCCACGCCGAGCGGCCCGTCCGGCGGGTCCGGCACATAGCGGACGATGTCCCGTTCGGCGCACACCACTTCATGGCGCAGCGACTCCACCAGCGGGCGGGCGATGGCGCCCGGTACGGGGGTGACGAGGCCGACCCAGAGACTGGACAGCCTGGGCGTGAGCACCGGCACCGGGGCGACGAGACGCCGCCGCAGCCCGGTCACCTCCGCGTACCGCCGCATCATGTCGAGGTAGGTGAGGACGTCGGGGCCGCCGATGTCGAAGCTCCGGTGCACCTCGTCCGGCAGCGCGGCGCAGCCCACCAGCAGCCGCAGCACATCGCGGACGGCGATCGGCTGGGTGCGGGTGTGCACCCATTGGGGCGTCACCATCACCGGCAGCCGCTCGGTGAGATAGCGGAGCATCTCGAACGAGGCCGAGCCCGAGCCGACGATCACCCC is a window of Streptomyces violaceusniger Tu 4113 DNA encoding:
- a CDS encoding acyltransferase family protein; this encodes MNVSSLLPARRAPATPPPEAVPASSPAPKQRDAFFDNAKYLAIVLVAMGHAWEPLRGGSRAAAALYMTVYTFHMPAFVLISGYFSRSFDVRPDRLKRLITGVAVPYLLFEVAYTFFKRWAGDDPSYPITLLDPWYLTWFLIALFAWRLTTPLWRIARWPVALALLVAALATCSPNIGDDLDLQRVLQFLPFFVLGLHLRPEHFRMMRRREVRRLSVPVAAAAVVFAYWAVPRMNPAWLYRRDSAQELGAPWWAGPVMTFALFGCSMVLTVCFLAWVPRRRMWFTVLGAGTLYGYLLHGFLAKGSRFWDWYDHPWLHRPLGEIAVTAVAVAVVTALCTPPVQRMFRFAMEPRMEWAFRPTARPGGRAAADRPGSTETARTATASASR
- a CDS encoding tellurite resistance TerB family protein; the protein is MALWDRIKESAQTMQTQLVEKKNDLKSGAFRDASMAMCALVAAADGSVDPSERQRVAQLIATNDVLQNFPADDLQRRFNDYLNKLTADFDFGKVSVMQEVAKAKKKPAEARAVIQIGIVIGGADGNFDKTEQAMVREACYALDLPPAEFDL
- a CDS encoding M56 family metallopeptidase, which produces MGVFVFLPLVLPLTALPIARLAEQHLHPRTATRLLTLVGTVLTVCSTLCLGLLMVVGTAQLPGNPLPDSWSDPEVRAAVPWDVVAGKAAIGALGAVAVSCTATCLRHVRVRRDARLALAGLPESPVAVLPDDKAYAYALPGTSGRAGKPGRIVVSTGMLDSLSPHERRALIAHERAHLTAHHHRYLLAAQLAARANPLLRPLRTAVDYCAERWADEEAAREVGDRRVTARAVGKAALVSHGTPGPALAGFAAPGPVPRRVAALLGPVPPSRHWPPTWTAAGLALWIAAVGTAASALSSANAAVALVLVLHAATPL
- a CDS encoding BlaI/MecI/CopY family transcriptional regulator: MTDHDRTGGPGWPRRPRRRGQGELEAQVLAALRRAPGPVTAAWVQERIEGELAYTTVMTILSRLHAKQAVTRERAGRSFVWRAASDEAGLAALRMRRVLDGQDDREAVLASFVTGLTQDDERLLRDLLSDVAEEPED
- a CDS encoding cytochrome P450, coding for MTQTQGSLARQITDYAHRADPYPIYAELRKTPVVHDEEGPYIVSTYWEIHGLLHDPRLSSEARNLDPEAAPELAEEDDPELPPSFLRLDPPEHDRLRRLAMAPFGPPHTPRRLHAMRGELTRIVGELIDGFEGRDRIDLVDHFSYPFPVTVICRLLGVPREDEPRFHVWAETLAASLDPDPDADAAERRRITRQARTELAMYLSELMEERRRAPRDDMLSDLVNGQGPEGRMSRVELLSTATLLLVAGHETTVNLITNGMLTLLRNPDVLARLRKAPHLVVPLVEELLRFDPPVQMLPQRTPLSEIDIAGVTIPKGASVWLLLASGNRDPQRFLDPDRFDPQRRDNQHLGFGSGIHSCFGAPLARLEAQIALTELARRLDRPRLLEDPPTYRRNAVLRGPRHLPIALEGLRPKASPNGSSNGSNGSR
- a CDS encoding SDR family oxidoreductase, with the protein product MAVPERPVPERPPEPDRAVDGAPERAPEPRRCLVTGATGYIGGRLVPELLAAGHQVRCVARSPEKLRDHPWAGRVETVRGDVTDEESIGAAMAGVDVAYYLVHALGTGPGFEETDRRAARIFGDRARAAGVRRIVYLGGLTPGGVPERTLSPHLRSRAEVGRVLLDSGVPTAFLRAGVIVGSGSASFEMLRYLTERLPVMVTPQWVHTRTQPIAVRDVLRLLVGCAALPDEVHRSFDIGGPDVLTYLDMMRRYAEVTGLRRRLVAPVPVLTPRLSSLWVGLVTPVPGAIARPLVESLRHEVVCAERDIVRYVPDPPDGPLGVDRALELALRRVRDAKVATRWSSAATPGAAGDPLPTDPDWAGGSLYQDRRVRVVDASPEDVWRVVEGIGGENGWYSMPLAWALRGWIDTLVGGVGLRRGRRDAARLRVGDSLDFWRVEEVLPPRLLRLRAEMRLPGLAWLEMTVDRDARGGTVYRQRALFHPRGLAGHLYWWAVAPFHALVFGGMARNIAARAEKDVAGTDRGGTDAAGTRAPASRSR